The genomic region TAGGGGCCTTTGGCGATGGCGGTGCGGTGACGACGAACGATCCGGCGATCGCCCGGCGCATTCGGCGCTTAAAAGACCACGGAGCCAGTGCGCGCTACTATCACGAAGAATTGGGGGCTAACAGTCGTTTAGACGCCTTGCAAGCGGCAATTTTACGGGTGAAATTACGCTATCTCGACGGTTGGAATGCCCGACGACAGGCGATCGCCACCACTTACAGCCAATGCCTTGCGGCGGTGGACGCGATCGCGGTTCCTTCGGTGCGCGCCGGGGCGATCTCGGTCTGGAATCAGTACACCATCCGAGTTCCCCAGTCCCGACCGTCCCAAAATACCGACAACGGGGGAGCGATTTCGACGCGCGATCGCCTCCAAGGCTCCCTGCAAGAATCGGGGATTGCCACGAGCATTTATTACCCCTTTCCCTTACACCTACAACCCGTTTATCGGCATTTAGGGTATCGAAGCGGCCAACTGCCTCTCGTCGAGCGTATCTGCACGGAAGTCCTATCCCTGCCGATGTTTCCGGAACTCTCCCATCCCGAACAAGATCGAATTATCACTGTAGTGAAAGACGCGCTCTCTCAACTGGGCGACCCTCAAACCCTGCCCTCGTGACGTTCTCCCGACGCTGACCTATGCGCTTCGCGCAGGCTTCGCCAACGGTACAGCGCGGGCTTCACCGGATCGCTCCAGCGACTACCTGCTTCGTTCGGTCTTGTCTAGGCAATGCCCCCGACAGAACCCGTCCACAGGCGATTTCATCAGCCGTGAGACCCACGACTGAGAGGCCACGATTGCGAATAACTTGAGCGCTGGCAACATCTCTGGGCTTGATGGAACCGCATTCACCGCAATGGTGAATGCGGTCTTTTAGTTCCTTGCGGACTTGAGCCCCACACTCAGGGCATTCCTGGCTGGTGCCTCTAGGATTGACCTTGCTGTAGTAG from Oxynema aestuarii AP17 harbors:
- a CDS encoding DegT/DnrJ/EryC1/StrS family aminotransferase, which translates into the protein MSKIPPIDLAREYQTIRHEIEAAVGDVLVSGQYIGGPQVAEFEAEFGTYVGTSECVACNSGTDALYLALRALDVGPGDEVITSPFTFFATAETISLTGATPVFVDIDETFNLDAQQVEAAISEKTRAIVPVHLFGQPADMTRLGAIAASHQLAIVEDCAQATGARWQGRPVGSLGTVGCFSFFPTKNLGAFGDGGAVTTNDPAIARRIRRLKDHGASARYYHEELGANSRLDALQAAILRVKLRYLDGWNARRQAIATTYSQCLAAVDAIAVPSVRAGAISVWNQYTIRVPQSRPSQNTDNGGAISTRDRLQGSLQESGIATSIYYPFPLHLQPVYRHLGYRSGQLPLVERICTEVLSLPMFPELSHPEQDRIITVVKDALSQLGDPQTLPS